The Mastomys coucha isolate ucsf_1 unplaced genomic scaffold, UCSF_Mcou_1 pScaffold4, whole genome shotgun sequence genome has a segment encoding these proteins:
- the LOC116076141 gene encoding myeloblastin, whose protein sequence is MAGSYPSLNGIHPFLLLALVFGGAAQASKIVGGHEARPHSRPYVASLQLSRSPGSHFCGGTLIHPRFVLTAAHCLQDISWQLVTVVLGAHDLLSSEPEQQKFTITQVFQNNYNPEETLNDVLLLQLNRPASLGEQVAVASLPQQGQPLSQGTQCLAMGWGRLGTRAPTPRVLQELNVTVVTFLCREHNVCTLVPRRAAGICFGDSGGPLVCDGILHGVDSFVIRECASLQFPDFFARVSMYVDWIHNVLRGAEP, encoded by the exons ATGGCTGGAAGCTACCCATCCCTCAATGGGATCCATCCCTTTCTGCTGCTTGCCCTGGTCTTTGGTG GCGCAGCCCAGGCCTCCAAAATTGTGGGTGGGCATGAGGCTCGACCCCACTCTCGGCCTTATGTGGCATCCCTGCAGCTGAGCAGGTCCCCTGGGAGCCACTTCTGTGGTGGCACGCTGATCCACCCGAGATTCGTGCTGACAGCCGCCCACTGCCTGCAGGACAT CTCCTGGCAGCTTGTGACAGTGGTGCTGGGTGCCCACGACCTGCTGAGCTCGGAGCCTGAGCAGCAGAAATTCACCATCACTCAGGTCTTCCAGAACAATTACAACCCCGAGGAGACCCTCAATGATGTGCTTCTCCTTCAG CTAAACCGGCCAGCCTCCTTGGGTGAGCAGGTGGCCGTAGCCTCTCTGCCGCAGCAGGGCCAGCCTCTGTCCCAGGGGACCCAGTGCCTGGCCATGGGCTGGGGCCGCCTGGGCACCCGCGCGCCCACGCCCCGTGTGCTGCAGGAACTGAACGTCACGGTGGTCACCTTCCTGTGCCGGGAACACAACGTGTGCACGCTGGTGCCACGAAGGGCAGCAGGCATATGCTTC GGAGACTCGGGCGGCCCCTTGGTCTGCGATGGCATTCTTCATGGAGTGGACTCCTTCGTGATCCGCGAGTGCGCCTCCCTCCAGTTTCCCGATTTCTTCGCCCGGGTGTCCATGTATGTGGACTGGATTCACAACGTGTTGCGGGGCGCAGAGCCCTGA